Sequence from the Candidatus Methylomirabilis tolerans genome:
CACCCATGCTCTGAACTGAGAATGCAGAAGGCGGACCGCGTCCACGCTTCCGGTTTATTGCGCAGACATCGTCGTTTCCGAGGAGCGCCAGACCTGCATCGGATTCTGTCCGGCCTGTCCGGCCATTCTCGCGCCTCGCAGTAGCTTACGGATTGCGGCCCAATAACTAGGCACGATCGTGCTCCTGTAGACCGAGTCCCCGGCCGATTGCTCCATTAAACGGCGATGGGCTTCTCCCATTGAATGATACGGCATCAACGGGAAGGCGTGATGGAGGGTGTGGTAGCGCAATCCCACGGGGAAAAGAAGCAGCGTCAAGAGGGAGCCGTCGCCGGTCATTGTCAGAATAGCCACAGGGCTGCTGTCGATGAGAAAGGCTAA
This genomic interval carries:
- a CDS encoding fatty acid desaturase — encoded protein: FPTALSVGLLSDVSAFAALTGAGLFVHEVIRSRRGEMEHVRRIEEEVVARRQAEEQLAFLIDSSPVAILTMTGDGSLLTLLLFPVGLRYHTLHHAFPLMPYHSMGEAHRRLMEQSAGDSVYRSTIVPSYWAAIRKLLRGARMAGQAGQNPMQVWRSSETTMSAQ